In the Engystomops pustulosus chromosome 2, aEngPut4.maternal, whole genome shotgun sequence genome, one interval contains:
- the LOC140119884 gene encoding histone H1A-like translates to MAETAPAAAAPPAAEPAAKAKKQPKKAAAAKKSAKKPSGPSVSELIIKAVSASKERSGVSLAALKKALAAGGYDVDKNNSRLKLAIKSQVTKGTLLQVKGSGASGSFKLNKKQLDTKDKAAKKKPAAAKPKKPAAASAKKAPKSPKKPKKAPSAAKSPKKAKKPAAAAAKSPKKAAKKPKAAPKPKKVTKSPAKKASKPKAAAAKSPAKKKAATKAKKPAAKK, encoded by the coding sequence ATGGCAGAAACCGCGCCCGCCGCCGCAGCTCCCCCTGCCGCCGAACCGGCCGCCAAGGCCAAGAAGCAGCCCAAGAAGGCCGCTGCCGCCAAGAAGAGCGCCAAGAAGCCCTCCGGCCCCAGCGTCTCCGAGCTCATCATCAAAGCCGTGTCCGCCTCCAAGGAGCGCAGCGGGGTGTCCCTGGCCGCCCTCAAGAAGGCCCTGGCTGCCGGCGGCTACGACGTCGACAAGAATAACAGCCGCCTCAAGCTGGCCATCAAGTCGCAGGTCACCAAGGGCACCCTGCTCCAGGTCAAAGGCAGCGGCGCCTCCGGCTCCTTCAAGCTCAACAAGAAGCAGCTCGACACCAAGGACAAGGCGGCCAAGAAGAAGCCCGCAGCGGCCAAGCCCAAGAAGCCGGCCGCCGCCAGCGCCAAGAAAGCGCCCAAGTCTCCTAAGAAGCCCAAGAAGGCTCCCAGCGCCGCCAAGAGCCCCAAAAAGGCCAAGAAGCCTGCAGCAGCGGCGGCCAAGAGCCCCAAGAAAGCGGCCAAGAAGCCTAAGGCCGCCCCGAAGCCCAAGAAAGTCAccaagagcccggctaagaagGCGTCCAAGCCCAAAGCTGCTGCCGccaagagcccggctaagaagAAGGCCGCTACTAAAGCCAAGAAGCCCGCGGCCAAGAAGTAA
- the LOC140119942 gene encoding histone H2B type 1-O yields MPDPAKSAPAPKKGSKKAVTKAQKKDGKKRKRSRKESYAIYVYKVLKQVHPDTGISSKAMGIMNSFVNDIFERIAGEASRLAHYNKRSTITSREIQTAVRLLLPGELAKHAVSEGTKAVTKYTSAK; encoded by the coding sequence ATGCCTGATCCCGCCAAGTCCGCCCCAGCGCCCAAGAAGGGCTCCAAGAAAGCCGTCACCAAGGCCCAGAAGAAGGACGGCAAGAAGCGCAAGAGGTCCAGGAAGGAGAGTTACGCCATCTACGTCTACAAGGTGCTCAAGCAGGTGCACCCCGACACCGGCATCTCCTCCAAGGCCATGGGCATCATGAACTCCTTCGTCAACGACATCTTCGAGCGCATCGCAGGGGAAGCCTCCCGCCTGGCTCACTACAACAAGCGCTCCACCATCACCTCCCGGGAGATCCAGACCGCCGTCCGCCTGCTGCTGCCCGGAGAGCTGGCCAAGCACGCCGTGTCCGAGGGCACCAAGGCCGTCACCAAGTACACCAGCGCCAAGTAA
- the LOC140119948 gene encoding histone H2B type 1-O-like encodes MPDPAKSALAPKKGSKKAVTKAQKKDGKKRKRSRKESYAIYVYKVLKQVHPDTGISSKAMGIMNSFVNDIFERIAGEASRLAHYNKRSTITSREIQTAVRLLLPGELAKHAVSEGTKAVTKYTSAK; translated from the coding sequence ATGCCTGATCCCGCCAAGTCCGCCCTAGCGCCCAAGAAGGGCTCCAAGAAAGCCGTCACCAAGGCCCAGAAGAAGGACGGCAAGAAGCGCAAGAGGTCCAGGAAGGAGAGTTACGCCATCTACGTCTACAAGGTGCTCAAGCAGGTGCACCCCGACACCGGCATCTCCTCCAAGGCCATGGGCATCATGAACTCCTTCGTCAACGACATCTTCGAGCGCATCGCAGGGGAAGCCTCCCGCCTGGCTCACTACAACAAGCGCTCCACCATCACCTCCCGGGAGATCCAGACCGCCGTCCGCCTGCTGCTGCCCGGAGAGCTGGCCAAGCACGCCGTGTCCGAGGGCACCAAGGCCGTCACCAAGTACACCAGCGCCAAGTAA
- the LOC140116908 gene encoding histone H3, translating to MARTKQTARKSTGGKAPRKQLATKAARKSAPATGGVKKPHRYRPGTVALREIRRYQKSTELLIRKLPFQRLVREIAQDFKTDLRFQSSAVMALQEASEAYLVGLFEDTNLCAIHAKRVTIMPKDIQLARRIRGERA from the coding sequence ATGGCCAGAACCAAGCAGACCGCCCGCAAGTCCACCGGAGGCAAAGCGCCCCGCAAGCAGCTGGCTACCAAGGCCGCCAGGAAGAGCGCGCCCGCCACCGGCGGAGTCAAGAAGCCTCACCGCTACCGCCCCGGCACCGTGGCTCTCCGCGAGATCCGCCGTTACCAGAAGTCCACCGAGCTGCTCATCAGGAAGCTGCCCTTCCAGCGCCTGGTCAGAGAGATCGCTCAGGACTTCAAGACCGACCTGCGCTTCCAGAGCTCTGCCGTCATGGCGCTGCAGGAGGCCAGCGAGGCCTATCTGGTCGGCCTCTTCGAGGACACTAACCTGTGCGCCATCCACGCCAAGAGAGTCACCATCATGCCCAAAGACATCCAGCTGGCCCGCAGGATCCGCGGCGAGAGGGCCTAA
- the LOC140116909 gene encoding histone H4 — MSGRGKGGKGLGKGGAKRHRKVLRDNIQGITKPAIRRLARRGGVKRISGLIYEETRGVLKVFLENVIRDAVTYTEHAKRKTVTAMDVVYALKRQGRTLYGFGG; from the coding sequence ATGTCTGGACGCGGCAAAGGAGGAAAGGGGCTCGGAAAAGGAGGCgccaagaggcacaggaaggtgCTGCGTGATAACATCCAGGGAATCACCAAGCCTGCCATCCGCCGCCTGGCTCGCAGAGGAGGCGTCAAGCGTATCTCCGGCCTCATCTACGAGGAGACCCGCGGCGTCCTCAAGGTGTTCCTGGAGAACGTCATCCGCGACGCTGTCACCTACACCGAGCACGCCAAGAGGAAGACCGTCACCGCCATGGACGTGGTGTACGCGCTCAAGCGCCAGGGCCGCACTCTCTACGGCTTCGGAGGTTAA
- the LOC140119918 gene encoding histone H2A type 1-like, which yields MSGRGKQGGKVRAKAKTRSSRAGLQFPVGRVHRLLRKGNYAERVGAGAPVYLAAVLEYLTAEILELAGNAARDNKKTRIIPRHLQLAVRNDEELNKLLGGVTIAQGGVLPNIQAVLLPKKTESSKPAKSK from the coding sequence ATGTCTGGACGTGGCAAACAAGGAGGAAAGGTCCGCGCTAAGGCCAAGACCCGCTCATCCCGGGCCGGCCTGCAGTTCCCCGTCGGTCGTGTGCACAGGCTCCTCCGCAAGGGCAACTACGCCGAGAGAGTCGGGGCCGGCGCTCCCGTCTACCTGGCCGCCGTGCTCGAGTACCTCACCGCTGAGATCCTCGAGCTGGCCGGCAACGCCGCCCGGGACAACAAGAAGACCCGCATCATCCCCCGCCACCTGCAGCTGGCCGTGCGCAACGACGAGGAGCTCAACAAGCTGCTGGGAGGAGTCACCATCGCCCAGGGAGGCGTCCTGCCCAACATCCAGGCCGTGCTGCTGCCCAAGAAGACCGAGAGCAGCAAGCCCGCCAAGAGCAAGTGA